The sequence below is a genomic window from Globicephala melas chromosome 14, mGloMel1.2, whole genome shotgun sequence.
AGGATATTTCCTTACTTCTGTTTATCTAGAGACTGAGACTAAAGGAAACTCTCACCCATTTTCTTGGTTACTCTCCTAACAATAATGAGGGGAATAAAAAAGGAGAGCTGGACACTCGCAGAAAGAATCAGAACGAAGTGTCACATAATGGAGCACTTTTTTTAAGATACAAAAAAGAATCAGGCTAAGTAGTCATGTTCAAATTATTGTAATTGTGAAGAACTTCATTCTTTGCCCTTAAACatattcattaaatttaaaagagtAAAGTGGTTACAGTTTTTTTTCATAAGGATTAACAAAGTAGGTTCTCTAGGGCAAAGtcagttttctgtttttccccaATAAAAGTAACCAATTACATGTTTTAAGAACACTGATTATCTATAattgacattttccttttttctcataaCAAGAGCATTAGATGTTCTCTAtggagaaatcataaaaattcaaataagcaAAAAGGAAGAACACAAAAAAGCAATCAAACTCACAACCCAGAAATAACAGTGTTAACACAATGGCTAAATCAGGATAGATCTTTCTAGACCTCTTcctgtgtacacatacacactactttaAGGTTTACAGAAATGGGGTCACACTGTATGTTCCGTATGGTAATCTCTTCTTTCAGTAAATCACGGCCACTTTCCCATCCATATCCTTTGGATTTTGAATGAGACATGAACTagtttcaatcttcttaaaaatCATGCCAAAACATACCTGGAATTTTTCACCTTTGTGCATCTGGGTTGATCTAAATTCAGGAGAATCTATAAAGGCACAGGGGTAAATATTATGCAGAAAGTGTCCTCGATAGGAGACCTTCATTCTGATAACAGAAATTAGTGTTAATAAATGCATAATAATCCACACATAATGTGACAAGCCTTAAAATCTCCATAATCTTATGGGtttgtattttgtaaaattttaaagactcCCCCCCAGGTGACTGACATAATTAAAAAGCCCTTCCTGAGGCattaatttcaaagtaaatttcaccaacaacaaggggaaaaaagtgtcCGTATTGAAGAAGACATGTGCCTTCCAATGGTTATCATTGCTGTTATAGCTGGAGTGACCATATAATTAATTACTCAAACTGGGACACTTTTGAGAGGGAACAGACACTGGCTGTCTCCCAAGGAGACTGATATTCCTAGAagttgtatttctgtgatgttcaAAAAATTAAGCAAGTCACCTCTGAGACACGCATAAGCTCCTTAAATTTTAACGCCCAATTTAAACCTATTACAATTCTGcctcattaaatttaaataaaacttccaaaaaagtTGAAAACTTCACAAATGAAAACGCTGACATCAACAAGATTCACAGCAATAAATTCTACATAATTTTACCATGTTGCTCTGTAATATTCTAAAATGCAGTTGTCTGATGAAAATTCACCACCAACCAGCTCTGTGATCACTTCCTTCATTGGTCAGCaacatttcctttcattcatttttcctaCCCAGAAGCCAGAAGAGGATTCCAGGCAAACGAAGCATTTCGATTTCCACAGAGCACTTACCTTCCCTTCAGGAGAATACTCAGACGGTCGTCAACTGAGGTTATATCCTCTGCAGCATAGGTCTCGCCCTTTTTCAATGTTTGGATCATGCAAAACTGTCCAGTTAATCTTTTGAACAAATCTGGAGACACACGGAGTGGTTCAAACAATCGATGGTAGATGCTTTTGAGTTCCTTTTCGATTTTTACCTGAAAGGCAGCAGTGAGCAGATGCCACACTAACACAGCAACACCAAAACATTGGCTTCTGTGGTCTAAATAGGGATTTTGAGAATAAACAAATCTGCAATGGATGCCATCACCCTTCTGAGTGTTGGTCAATGGAATCTGACACAGAAGAGTAAGTGGTGATGTAAATTTAGACGCCGAAAGGGCACTTTTGCAGTTAAACGGAACCCTGTGAGCATATGGTGAAGATCTGCACCATTGAGTACATCTCTTTCTATGCGCTACCAAGCAACCGTGGAGGTTTCGAATGCTGTCACAACATTCACCTTGCCAATCTTAGCATTTCCTATAAACAACATAAAaccttttcatttttagaatacTTTTGTTTCACAGAAGGAAATTACACTAACTTTGAAATATTACAGCAAGAAAATAAGTACGTAAATTAGGAATCAACTTGGAAACAAATTTATGAGGATACATACATTAAAcactttttctatatataattattatctaATGAGTTAATATAGGAAAGCAAACATCCACAGCTGCAACTGCTGCTTCTCATTTATTCTGTAGCAAAGTGAAGAGTAAAAAAGTTTCCAGGTAGTAGTCTCATCCTGAGCTACCATAATCTCGGTAGAATAGAGAACCCACTGGCCAGTAAGGCTGGGTGCTAGAGGGAGGGAAAGCAAAATGGCTCAATCACTTCTGCTGTCAGACTATTCAAGCCCCGGGTCAAGCCCCATCTTTGCACCCAGCATTAGTCTGGGAAATCTGTACAGCATGTGAATGAACTCTGGGGTTCAAATGATCGTCCGTCTCAATGAAATCTACGGTGGCCACACCATGAAGCTTACAGACGCAAATGACCAGGGCTGCTCAGATGTCACTGCAGCCTTTGCAGTGCTCTCACTTGTCCTGCTGTTTCATTTGAACGAAGTACtagcatttatatttttcaaaaaggtgGGCTTATTgtcagagaagaaacaaaagcacAGATGCTAAGTGATTTACTTACCTGGTGCTACCATCACATCAGCAACTTCTGAATCTTATGCTCAGAACTTGGGGTTCTAGTAAGTTCTGATATTCAGAAGCTGAAATccttatcattattatcatctaCCTTCTCCACTCCACAGCTCTCATAATGAGTGTTTAAAATAATTCACAAATCTGTCTCACTTCTGGCATGCACACTAGCCAATGTGGCACAGCAATGAACATGCGAACTGAAAAACTGACTCATATTCATAATCTGCTCATCCTGCAAGTCTTAGCTCAAGTCCCAATTCCTTCATGAAGCCCTCTTAATTCTTCTCTTTGAAAGCATCCACTTATCAAGTGTTTTCTTGAGCATCAATTAAGTGCTAACCATGCTTGGCAGGAACCGGGAATACAACAGTAATTGTGGTAGATGATATTATTGTTTCCAACTATTTGCTGCTTCCACCCCCGTCAGAGGATCATATATCCTCTTATCCTATCCTACCCCCACATCATCAGGCTTGGTCATGTCatttgctttggccagtgaaatGGGAGCAGAAGTTTAAAGAAACATTGGGtgtttcttttgttcccttatatttttctctctgccatgAGAATGCATGTCCAAATAGAACCTGCTGCTTCAGCAGAGACCCTGAAATGAAGAAGACACATGGAATAGAATCACAGCTGCCAAAGTCCATATATTAGGTTGGTAAGGAAAAAAACCTGTTGCTGTTATAAGGCACTGAGACTATCAgattgtttgttacacagcataatGTAGTGAAAACTGACTAATACAGTACGCAAAACAGACTGGGTTACAATGTTTGAGGAGATGACAGTCTAGTGGAATGCCTATTACATATATCACCTGTATCATCAAAATTATAATTTCCTATGAATTATCTTGTTTTCTAATAGTTTTCTATGTGCATGTCTGGCCTTGAACATAAGACTAGAGCAAGCATGTTATCTTCTACTTTACTGAATATATGTATGTGCTTTGGACAGTCAACAAACAGCTGTGGAGTGATTTCTAGGAGCCATGCTATTTTCCTATTCTGTTTACATCTGTTTTTTCTTGGTATGACCAAGGAAATACAACAaggagtggaaaagaaaaagttgaagacTAGTGTTTTCATAACAACTCACCAAAAATGGTGATTTCCTTAAATGAGTATTTTggacataagaaaaaaaacagctattacattttaaaaaatagcatgaaAAAATAGCATAAGCTATTTGTAAATCATTAGCAAGTTCATGGAAGTTGTCTCTGAGCACTTAATTTTATAACAAGGCAAAGATTTTCCAGAGTGACATTTGAATATCAAtaggcaaaataaataatgaagttaGATGACTAAAAAGAGAGAATACTGTCATGTTCTCTCATGTCTAAATTGCCCTAATGATTAAAGACGTTTTAAAAACTCGTTGGTAGAACAAATTTCGTGGTGCTCaaatatttcactttcagaaagaaagtgaaagtctTAGAAAGACTTTCATAGAAAGTCTCATCTTCAGAAAAATGATATTAAAGGGCCTAAAGATGTTAGATGCTCATTCTAAGGTCTGAACAAAGTACTTGAAAAGCAACAGCTTTAAAGTCTCTTCTTTATTAATTAATTGTTAGTAATTACCGGTCTTTTCTTGTACAAAAGATATGAAAGATGCAAAATGTTGATCCCCAGGAACACCGAGTTCCAGATCATGATATCCAAGGCACATCGGTAGAGAGTGGCCCAGACGACGTAAAGGGTACATCCTGTTGAATAATGAAGTGGGCATGTTAGGTGTCTAGAGTAGCTTCAGCATGTAGCTTAATACATTTGTCATCctccatgtataaaataaaccaaacacATCTTAGAAATACCTAAGACAAATATCACATTAAGttacattttggtttttgtttgattaccaaaacaaacaaaaccaaaacacactTTGTTGCAGAGAACTTGTAAAGtataaaaaccattttttaaaggaggaaaaacaacTTCATAATTCTGCTACTTAAAGACAACCACTATTGCTATTTAATACTTCCTCAcagtctttttgtatttttacctGATGGCAAACCTAAGGAATTCACAATTTAAAACCTATTCTTTTACTTATTGCAGTGATTTTCCCATTTCATTAAAACTCTTCGTATACATAGTTTTTAATGACTGTAATTAATtaaaccataatttatttaactatctCCCTCCTGGTAGACAGGTGAGATGTTTTGGCTGTAATTTTTGACAAGTAGCAAAAACAgctttatacataaaaatgtatCTGTTCTTGTGACTGCTTGCTTAGTTACGGTGGATCACCTGACAGTGAGCCAAGGGAATAAATTTATTGGTTTTGACGACACTAAAGAACTGTTttctaagaggtttgtgcaaaTTTGTAGTTTCTTTTGATCAGTTTTATGATGGgaaaatcaatatatattttaaatttaaaataaaattatcaatatCAATTATCAACACAAATATATCAACAGCACATATGCACATAAAAACTAAATCTCccatttaaaaaagttattcttttgcaattttaaaatttcatcagaATGATTTGGGGCACCTGAATAATagcccaaaatataaaaattttaaggttCTTTAGGTAATATTGCGTAGCAAGTATTGAAGACATGTAAAATCTTATTACTTAAAGGAGACAGGGTAACATAATGGAAGGACTGACTGGGAAGCTGGAGGACCTGAATTATAGTCCTGGTTTGACCACTTTTTCCTAGTCTTAATTTTGGATGAGTCGTTTAACTTCTccaaggcctcagtttctttgtttatCAAGTGTTGGACTAGGTGATCGCCCTTGGTCTGTTCCACCTCCAAAACTCTGTCTTAAAAGTCATAATTAGCTTTTGCTTTTTACAgggtgtggttttattttttcactcagtACTCTGCTCCTCCTGCTGTAATCCCTACCTGACTCAGAGGTAACAGCCACAGAAGTCCTACAAGCTACCTTCTAGCTACCCTTCTACCACCTTCTTTGACCCTTCCTTGTCATTTGTCATATATTTCAGGCACAATGAGCTACTCTTCATTCTCCCTCAACATGCTGAATCTCCCTCTCCTCTGTGCCTTTTCCCTGGATAccatacacactcacactcagAGAAATCCTTCTCATCCTGCCAAAACCAGCTCCAAAGTTGTCTCTTCAGTGGACCCTGGTCTGCCTTTCTGCTGAGCCCATCATGCTGTCCATTTCTCCCTGGCACTGGGTGCACACCTGCATCACAGCATCTGATCTGTCCTATGTGACCGCCCATCTGtttctccccagcccccaaaagAGTGTCTTTCTCAAGGATGGGGACTGCATTTGTCAATTTCTGTCTGACATATTACAGGTGCTCAAAAATGCACCTGAATAAATGAATCACCAGGGACATAATCACACAGAGAGTAATCTGTCAAGGATCACTGGCTAAAATAGTAAATTCGATTGTTTTAGTATTTTGATGTGGATTAATTTAACGTGCTTCATCAGGGTTAACAGAGCACACCACCCCCCAAATTTTACTTGAACTATTTTGTCTGGGTAACTGTTTTTGTTCCCTGTGTTGCTTTACTTGCTGCAGCAAGTAAATGCCTATTCAAATAATGAGAGTTAAAACTATAGAGTACTtacgatgtgccaggcactactgtAAGTCAGATATCACACTCACCGAATTCTTACAACCCCAGGAGGTGGTATTTTTACCCTTATTTGAcacgtggggaaactgaggtatagaAAGTTTATTGACCCAGTTACGTAGTTAACAAGTATGTAAATCCTCTGAAACCCCCAATACAAAGTCCATCTGCTGCAAGTTATAGAAAAGTTACATAAAATCTCAGTTAGGTTTCTTACCTATAGTTAACATCCCCCTAAGAAGTATCATATGAAGGTGAAGAGTAGTTGGAATAACCAACCCAATtgcaaaaaaaatatttgctacatGAAAAACTAGATGATGTATCTCTTTCCAGTTTTCACAAGTGGTCTCATTGGAAGGCACAGGTAGGATAGTTTCTAACTCAGGTGTAAAACCTATTGCAGTTGATTCTGCCAATGGGCTGGACTTGGTATAATTCATCTTGAAAAttcctataaaaacaaataaacaaaaggacAATCAAAAAATGACAGCTGTATCTTATCACCCCTATGGGTGTTATACTAAAATTATTTCTGAGAACTAAATGTTGGTAAATAGACTTCTCTGGTGGTTATGAATTAGAcagacctaggttcaaatcccagctctgtcacataTTAAATGTAtctatttccttatctgttaaatgaTGATAATACTTCATTGACTTTATgaggaaatgaaatatataaaatacttagcataGTGCACAACTATTctcttatatatacatatatatatatatcactccATATATCTATATGTTTTTATCTAAACATActtggagggggagagagaaatgagGGAATTAACTAGTCTAAAAGACAATCACCAATGTTCATAAACCATAGCTATTACAGTTATTTAGTATAGCTTTCTATCATACTCGCACTAGTGACACTGAATCCAAACACAGGAAAAATAACGAGAAAAAACGATTTTTTTAATACCTTCAAAAAATTAACACCTTACTATTCACTATTTGAAGGCTTAGGATATTTGGAAGGCTTTAATTTCATACTCTTGTTAAATCACTAgagcatacatatatacattctaaaGTATCATATAtgacataataaatatattactatAATCATTTATATGTACAGAGAGAGTGTTAACATTTACTCCTTTAACTGTCTAAAGATTTACTTTCCCATAAAAATTCTAGTTGGTTGCATCTCACAAGTTGAAAAATAGTAAACTTCCAGGTTCCTTATATGGAAGATGGGTCATGAGTATACATTTGACTATTTAATATTAGAATCTGTAGCAAATACATTTCAAAGAATATACATTTTACACATGCTTACATAAACCTTAACACAAAAGGGCACTATTTCCTTACTATATGACCTGTCCTCTCTGGTACTTAAAAAACTCTTTCTATTGTTAATTATACAAATTGGTCCCTGGCAAAAACTATGTAGATTTACAGAATATGTGAATTGTTCTGTTTCGGGCAAAGAATTCCCAATGGGGAcccaaaatatgtttaaatttaatttagaaatatgattttctttccaaataaggtcacacaaTAAgccatatttttccattttttttcttttcatccatcACACTAAAATGAAGGTTTTAGGTGGTAGAATCAATTGCTATCAGGTTGGGCATTTTGAAaggatgttaataaataaatgtgaaagaattCCACATCTCTTAAGATGATAGAAACCTAAACATGCCTAAATTTACAAACTGTGAATGAAATGATCAAGTCAATTAAAGATCCCTTCCCATAATTCTAGAACAGTTCATACATATGAGAAATAGTTGACTTAGATATTGATTTGctgcaaaaaggaaagaaatcatggaaCTTCAGCtactttccaaattttattttattgaagtacaggtgatgtacaatattatacaagttacaggtgtatgatatggtgattcacaatttttaaaggttacactccatttatagttattataaaatattggctgtattccctgtgttgtacaatatatacttgtagcTTATTTCATACATAATAGGTTGTACCTCTTAGTCCTCTACCTTCCAAATGTTTGgctcaataaaaatacaaacctaTTAGGATGGGGGGAggaatcattattttaataactcaATTTATACAAAGTTTGCTTTCAAGAACCAAATCAGAATTAATCTCGTAAGTTTTTCAGAGGGAAAATGATATTAAATGTCCTCTATCACTCATGATGTCAGTATCAGCTTATGCATTAGTATTACATAAGCTAAAAATAACTGCCATTTCTACTGCACTTCAGAATGTGTTTTCATTCCCATTGTCCCATTTGCTCCCCTAACTAACCTGTGTTCTCTACGAGACAGGGACAAAGTCATATTCACCTAAGTATATCCAAGGCCTTTTCTCTGTAGAGAATGCCAGAGGTGAAAGCCATATGGAAGGTACACAAAAATGACagacatttttagaaattacTTTTCTGTCTCCCCAAACCTCAGTAGGAAAGATAGGGGAGTGCCAAGCCTGCCTGAGGCTGGGAGAGTCATGTTCTATACTACAAGCCCCAGGGAGCCACATAAGCCAGGGAAAGTCACTTCTGCTCCTTGGGTTGGCTTCTTCCTGGGAATTGAGACAACTGGACTAGATGGTCTTTGAAACCCCTTCAAGTTTTAATAGTCTGTGGCtctaatagatatttatatagtCAGTTAAGTAATACATATTCCCCCTCACATCCACCTGATGACACCTGTACTGCCAACTAATTCACTGTAATTCAAtttcaggcttttaaaatttctccaacTGGCACTAAAAGTACCAATTTCTGGTCAAGAGAAATGATAGGAAAACTATGATCTACTAACCCAAGAACCAAGGACACggtgaaaagaatttttaaaaggtgagatAATCCTACAACATATTTTGATGCACCACAccttgttaaaaatatatgtatagtccatatatttatttaattttctatattcaatatatattgtaGAGTAattaacattatatattatacataatttattttatttgtatgtttatatgtCTATTATTTATCTAGGTATACTTATTTATATGTCTATTTTGAAATGCCAGTAACCTACTGTCAATAAATATGGATCGGATCTTGCCAATAAATACGGAAACCTCTTGCTTGCCAAAGGTTTCAGCTTCCTTTGACCACTACTTAATAGATTTATGTGGCTTGCACTGAACTATCCTTATACAGAGAATGAATGAGTCTAACGAGGAAGGTTAGACTGGTAAATTGGTAAACGTTCAGGTTAATTTTGACTAAATcaagagaaattttctttttcctcggAGTCTGATTTCTTAAATTACCTGTTCTAGTTAAGGCCTGTTTATCTATTGCTTTTCAGGTAGGTGTGTGCAGGGCTAAATAGCTAAATGGTGAAACTAACATTAATCCTTCACCAAACTACGCAAACGAAGAAGATAACAGCAGTGAGCAAAAGTCGTGCTCATAGACTAGCTTAATTCATTCCGTGATTCTAACTGAACCTTCGTTTATCTTCGGAATGACAAGGGCACTATGTTGCTAAGAGTCTTTTCGTACTTATTCTTGCTCCAAAGCCAGCAGTTTCTGAGACTTATCTGGCCAACAACACGTTTCCCAAAGCCTCGGAAACGAGGACGCGGGTAGATCTCGGTTTCCCCAGCCATCTGCTCTCCCCAGGCGCCCAGCTCACCTCGCTCCTTAAAGAGGGAAGGTCTGTGTCAACTGGTCTTGATCCGAGGCTCTCGGGCCACGACGGGTGTGCAGTGAGCGCCCTGACCCACCTCGCATTCGCAGCGCCAGGCCAGAGCGCGCGACCCGGTGAGCCCGGCTGCGCGTTGCCTCCGCGTGGGACCCGGAGGCCCTACAGGGGGCGAGGAGGAGCCGTAGTGGGTTCGCGGGCCCGGAGCCCTGTGAGCCTCTCGGGGAGGGGAGAAGCCGAGCTCACCTAGAGCTTGCGGGCAGCAGAGCGCGGGAACCGGCACCCGATGGGGCCCAAGCGCCCGAGGACACTGGCGCTGCCAGACCCGAGTGGCGGCAGTTGACATCCGAGGGTCTGTGTGACCGCGACGCCCAGACCCAGGGTGAAGGGCGGCTTCCAAGGACAGGGAACCCCGCGAGGGCGCGGCCAGCGAGGAGAGGGCGGGGTTCCCGGCGGCCGGGGAACCGAGAACAGGCAGCCGCCGCCCGGGAGGGCAAAGTTGCTCCCAGTTGAGAAGGGATCTAACTTTCGCTTCCCGATTTAGCCGCGGGAGCTCGAGGCTGCAAATAGCCGGGCGCGTTGTGGGAGCCCGCGGCCGCTGCGCCTCCCGCTCCTTACCTGGCTCGTCCCTGGCGCGGAGCCCGGGCGGTGCTggccaaagtttggggtggcagCGGCGGGGCGCAGGGGACACGGACGCGAAGGCTCGACGGGAGCCCGACGCGAAAGCCTCGGCCGATCGGCGAGTCGGGAGGCTGCTCGGCCGGTGCCGGGTC
It includes:
- the POPDC1 gene encoding blood vessel epicardial substance; the protein is MEIYSAAPEAAGRDFPFSSLFAQLLGFGFGLGPTSAGIFKMNYTKSSPLAESTAIGFTPELETILPVPSNETTCENWKEIHHLVFHVANIFFAIGLVIPTTLHLHMILLRGMLTIGCTLYVVWATLYRCALDIMIWNSVFLGINILHLSYLLYKKRPVKIEKELKSIYHRLFEPLRVSPDLFKRLTGQFCMIQTLKKGETYAAEDITSVDDRLSILLKGRMKVSYRGHFLHNIYPCAFIDSPEFRSTQMHKGEKFQVTIIADDNCRFLCWSRERLTYFLESEPFLYEIFRYLIGKDITNKLYSLNDPTLNDKTVQKLDHQLSLCTQLSMLEMRNSIVSSSEDEDGLHQFLRGTSSVSSLHVSPLHQRASAKMNPIEEGAENDDEVFEPVSSNTLQVRRWP